The DNA region CATATCTAAATATTCATTTCCATCAATATCAGTTACTCTAACACCTTCACCATGGTCAAGTACGACCGGTTGTCTGGTAAAAGTGTTTATGAAATAGTCATCTTCTATTTTAATTAAGTCTTTAGTATTCATTTTATCATTCCATAAACTATTTAATCATTAATATTTATAATATTAATATTATTTAAAAATTAGGTGATAAAATGAAAGTCGCAATAATTGAAACCGATAAAGGGAACATTGAACTTGAATTATTCCCAAATGAAGCACCTGGAACTGTAGAAAACTTTGAAAAATTAATTAAAGAAGGATTTTATGATGGATTAACTTTCCACAGAGTAATTCCTGATTTTGTAATTCAAGGTGGATGTCCAAGAGGAAACGGTACTGGTGGTCCTGGTTACACAATTAAATGTGAAACTGAAGGAAACCCACACAGACACGGAACCGGTGCATTATCTATGGCACACGCAGGAAAAGACACTGGTGGAAGCCAATTCTTCATTACTCACTCTCCACAACCTCACTTAGACGGAGTACACACTGTATTCGGTCAAGTTATTAAAGGTCAAGATGTCGTTAACGCTATTCGCCAAGGCGACAAAATGAACAAAGTAACTGTAGAAGAAAGATAAATTCTTATCTTTCAACTTTTTTTTAATTTTTAGATTTAATACCAACCAGTGAAGCAAAAATAGATGCTACACACAACACCATACAAATTAAACAAGTTATCTGAGAGCTTGTAATTAAAAGAGGGAAATATTTCTCTACAATTGGTACATTACCCATCACAAATGCAAATACCAAAGTTAACATTCCCATACTCATTGTTTGACCGATAACACGCATTGTAGCAACAGATGCAGATGCAACAGGAGTGTCTTTAGGCGGAACAGAACCCATAATCGCATTTGTATTTGGAGATGAAAATATTCCAAAACCTAAACCATGAGCTATCATTGCAACAATCAAGAACCATAGTGGTGTTGAATTGTTAAGCATTGCAAGCATTCCAAGAGAAATTGCACCAAAAAGCATACCAACAGCAGCTAGTTTTTGTGGATTTATCTTATCAGAAAGTCTTCCTGAAATTGGAGCCATAATTACCTGAATTACAGGAGCAACCAAAAGCACCAAACCTGCCATTTGAGAGTCAAATCCTCTAATGTATTGAAGATTGTAGTTTACAATTGTTGTTACTGCAAATGTTGCAAGATAAGCTGTTAGCGCTGCAAAGTTAGCAGATGCAAATTTTGGATTTTTAAAGAATTTCACGTCAAATACAGGATATTTCTGTCTAAGTTCAATAGCAATAAATACTGCTAGTACAACTAAACCGACAACTGTTAATATGATACCAATACTTTCATCCAAACGGGTAAATCCATAGATGAAGAGTAAAATTCCTAATGAATATACAATTGAACCTTTCCAATCTATTGGGACATCTGCCATTGTAGCCCATTCTTCTTTGACTTCAACTATAAGTAAAATTAAAATCAAGACTAAAAAAGGAACTGATGTTAAAAATATAGATCTCCATCCGAACTGGAAGTTTAAAAATCCACCAACAACAGGAGAAGTTGATGTTGCAAGATAAACTCCAGTTACATTGATTCCAATAGCTTTACCACGTTCTTGAGGATCAAATGCAGATACAACCATAGCCATGGAAGCAACATTTAAAAATGATACACCAATACCTTGGACTAAACGACATAATAAAAACATTTCAGAGTTTATTGAAAAAATAGCTACAATAGAACTTATTATATAAACTGCTGTTCCGAATACCATTGACTTTTTAAGACCAAATTTAGCCGATAGCTGACCTGCAGGAATTGTAAAAATAGCTACTGCTAAAAAGAATAGCATAGTAACCCAGTTTTGAACAATATTACTCATGCCAAATTCAGATGCTAAACTTGGAACTGCCACCATTACCGCAGAAGATAAAAATACTGCAAAAAATGATGTTAAGGTTGCTACAATTAAAACGATGTTTTTGAGTTTCATTGCTTAATAATTTATAGCATAACCTATTTTAATTTAGCCATTAAACCGGATTTTCTTGCATAATGAAACATATACAGTTGAACATAACCTGCATTATCTCCAAATTCTTCCATTCCAAATTCCCTTACCTTGGTAACACTAATGTCCTTACCATCAAAGTATAAATGAGAAACAATTCTTTTTATCCATACATCACTTGGAAAAGCCTGTCTAAAGTTAAATCCGTAAAGTAAAATACAGTCAGCTACTTTTGGACCAACTCCAGGAACTTTCAGTATTGTCTCAAAAGCTTCATCATAGCTCATTTTTGGAATTTCCAAAAGGTCAATTTCATCTGTAAACATCTCAGCAGCTTTTCTCATATATGGTGCTCTATAGCCTACACCACATGATTTCAAATTATTATTGCATTTTGAGATGTCACCGGAAGTTAATTGGGCTTCTTCTTCATCATCTAAAAATATGTTTTGAAATGAAGAAACTTCAGGAAAAGTATAAAACTCATTATAGCTATTTCCCCAATTATGTTTAATTTCTGAAATTGATTTTGTCCATCTTTTAATAGAGTTATTTGCTGAACAAATTGAGGATATAATACACTCAAAGGGATTTGGAGCTAAAAATAGTCTTAATCCTGAGCAAAAATCAGACATCTGGCAAAGTTCTTCATGATTTGCCAAATATTTATAAAATTTATCTAAGTTAAAATCTAAATCAAAAATATAGTTTAGAGAAGATATAACCTCATTTTGAGAAATATCTCCTTGGTAATTAAATTCTAAGAATTCTCCGGATTGTTTAACATTAACTAAAACTGGTTTGTTATTGATTAAAATAGCCTGTTTATAGGAATCATCAATTTTTTCCCAAGGTGGTTGGGATGTCTGACCAGAAATCTGTGTTAATTCCAAATCAATCGGAGATTTAATAATCATAAACGAACAGCCACGTTATTTTCTTTTAAATATTCTTTTACTTCACCAATAGAATATTGATTGAAGTGGAAAATACTTGCTGCAAGAGCTGCACTAACGTCAGTTTTTTCAAAGACATCTAAAATATCTTTTGGCTCTCCAACACCACCACTAGCAATAACTGGAATATCAACAGCATCGTTAATAGCTTTGTTTAACTCAATATCATATCCGTTTTGAGTTCCATCTCCATCCATACTTGTTAGGAGAATTTCACCAGCACCTAAGTCCTGACATTCCTGAGCCCATTGAATTGCATCAATACCAGTAAATTCACGACCACCATAAATACTTGAATCAAACCAGCAGAAACCTTTTTCAGTTTCAATAACGGTTTTATCAGGAGCATCATCAGGATGATCAACATATCTTCTTTTAGCATCGATTCCAATTACAACTGCCTGTGATCCTACAACTTTTGAAGATTCTGTTAATAGCTTAGGATTTTTGATTGCTGCAGTATTGGTTGAACACTTGTCTGCACCTGCTCTAAGCATTTTAGTATAATCTTCAACTTTTCTTATTCCTCCACCAACACATATTGGCATGAAAACGTTTTCTGTTAATCTGTCAATAACATCGGCCATTGTAGCACGTCTTTCATGAGAAGCAGTAATATCTAAAACTACAATTTCGTCTGCTCCTTCCTCATAGTATCTGGTTGCAAGGTCTACTGGATTTCCAGCATATTTGATTTCTTTAAATTCAACTCCTTTTACAACCCTACCTTCAGGAACTTGTAAATCACAATCTAGACAAGGAATAATTCTTTTAGTTAACATAGTATCAAAAATAAATAAAAAAAATAGTATTGTTTAAAATAAACAATAATTAAGCTGAGTACCTTAAAACAAAGCACAAAATAGCCATGATAACAGTAGCAACAATAACGTGCTCTGGAGAAAGTTTTGGTCCGAGACTTTCTTCATCAAAATATCTTACTAAACCTGCACCTGTTTGAGGCATAGAAATTTTATCTTTTTTCGCCATAATAATCCCACGTATATAATTAATTAATAAAAATAATGTTTATAGTTATTTTGTTCATAGTATATATAGTTTAAATTTTTTCTTTTTTGATTACTTTAATATCACTGATTCTGGTATCAGGGTATTGTCCGTCGTCATCTTTTTCAACAGCCTTAACCATGTCCCAAACAGTTAATAAAGCAACGCTTACACCAGTAATAGCTTCCATCTCAACACCAGTTTTACCTAATGTATTAACAGCGCATGTAGCTATTATTTCGTCTTCTTTTACTTCAAAATCAAGTTCAATACCAGTTAAAGCCAACGGATGGCAAAGAGGAATAATTGAAGATGTGTTTTTAACAGCTTGAATTCCTGCAATTTGAGCAGTAGTTAAAACATTTCCTTTTTTGATTTCTTCATTTTGAATTAAATTAATGGTATTTTTATCTAAAAAGATGCTTCCACTTGCAATAGCTCTTCTTTTTTGATCTGGTTTTCCACCGACTTCAACCATGTGTACTCCATTTTCTGTTAAATGTGTAAATTCTTCAGCCATATTATCTACTTCTCACTAACTTCTATTACATCCAATTGTTCACAAATAGCCTTTACACCTAAAATTTCACTTATATTAGGTTGGCTTCTTCCCTCATCACCAGAGATTAATTCTTTAATGTATAATCCACCTTCAGTTTTAATACGGATACTGAAATGTGTATCGTCAATTATTTCGTATGACAATTCTTTAACATGTTTAACACGTACTTTGTCCGCACGTCTTCTTAATACTCTAAGTGGAGTTTGTTGATGAATTTCATCTAATTTTGGCAATTCGTCGAGTTTTGATACATCATATTTCTCATCACACTCAACAATTGCATTATAAACTTTATATGTATCAGGAGATGATTGTTTAATCTCCGCTTTTCTGTTTCTTTTACATAAGTGTAAATTATGATATGAAGTTTTTCCTTCATTCATTTCATTTACATCTGCTTCAACACTTTCCCAATCAAGTTTTCTTATTTTTGGTTCCTTGATTTCAAGTACAAACGGTCTTCCAGAACCTAACATTAATACATCAATGTCTTCACGACCAGCACCATGGAATTTAGCTTCCTTACCCTTGGTTAATTTTAATACATGCTCGGAAATCAATTCTTCAACGGATTCAGGATACTGTTTACCTGTGAAGTTACATTCTTCACAGCCTCTTCCTTTACATTTTGTACATGGCCATTTGGTTTGTGGAATTCCTCTTTGAAGTTTGTTGTACTTTCCTTCAATATATAACGGATTGATTTGAATTCTGACTTTAGATTCCACCAAATCAATGTTAAATACAATATCTTGGCTTTCAAACTCTGCTTCTTTATCATAGATTTCCCAGAGTCTTAAACCAATTAATCTGTTAACTTCTTTTTTAAGTGTTTCAACAGTCAAATTAAATTTAGCAGATAACTCGTCATCACGTTCCTGGATATCTTTAGGAATCTTTGATCCAACGAGGAAAGTATCAAATTCAACTCCTAATTGGTTGATTTTATCATCAATTTTTTTATACAAATCATCATTGAGTTTATCAAAGATATTATCACAGATTACGCAATCAACATCATCTAAATTAATGTCTAATTCTTCACAGACTTTATCTGCTCTTTCAATGTTATTTTTGCCTTCGATTGTTTTGGATAATTTACGTCCAAGGCAATTTTTACAGATTTTACCATCTGTTTGTTCTAAAATTTGTTTTGCTAATTCGTACATACTATCTATTCATGAATTGACCCATCATACGGTTCATTGCACCGCCACCTAAACGACCACCACGTTTTCCAATTCCTTTCATGGTCTTTTTGGTGTTGTTATAATATTTTAAAAGCTCTTTTACTTCACTTTCAGAAACACCAGATCCTCTAGCAATCCTTTGAACACGGGATTGTTTAATTATTTTAGGGTTTAACATTTCTTCTTCGGTCATTGAAGACATCATGATTTTGTAAGATGCAATTTTGTCTTCAGTCATTTTAGAAGCTTCTTTAGGGATTTTATTTCCCATTCCAGGAATCATATTTAAAACCTGTTGCATAGGACCCATTTTATTCATCATATCAAATTGGTTTTTCATATCAACCAATGTGAATTTACCGGTGAGCATATTGTTCATTGTTTTTTCTGCAATATCCTCGTCAATATTTTCTTCTGCTTTTTCAATAAGAGATCTTATATCCCCCATACCAAGCAATCTGGAGATGAATCTTTCTGGATCAAACAACTCAAAGTCGTCGATTCTCTCACCAGTACCGATGAATTTAATTGGAGCTCCTGTTTCTGCAACAGCAGACATTGCACCCCCACCTTTTGCAGAACCATCTAATTTTGTAATAATAATTGATCCAATATCAGTAGCTTTTGAGAATGCTTTAGCCTGTTCACCTGCTTGTTGACCAATTGTTCCATCAATAACAAGAATAGCTTCATTTGGATTGATAATATCATCTAATTCATCCATCTCAGCAATTAAATCTTCTTCCTGTTTGTGTCTACCAGCAGTATCGAAAATAATAACTTTTCTGTTTTTAAACTCTTGTAACCCTTTTCTAGCAAGGTCTAAAGCATCTTTATTATCAGGATCACCATATAAAGGAACGTCCATTTCTTCAGTTAACTGTTTTAATTGAACGTAAGCTGCTGGTCTCCATGTGTCTGTACATACAACTGCAGGGTTGAAACCTTTCTTTTGTAAGAACCTGCATAATTTACCAATGGTGGTTGTTTTACCACTACCTTGAAGACCTAAGAATAAAATTTTGTAAGGTCTTTCATTAATATCCAAACCAACAGTTTCACTACCTAAAAGATTTACCATTTCTTCATAAATAATTGTTATAACGTGTTCTCTTGGTGTAATACCTTTTGGAGGCTTTTCTTCAAGAGACCTGGTTTCAATTTTCTTTGATAAATCTAGAACTAACTTAATATTAACATCAGATTGAATTAAAGCACGTTGAATGTCTTTTACAACTTCTTTAATAGTTTTTTTATCAATAACTGACATTCCTACTAATTTCTTCATTGTATTAGTAAGATTTTCACCTAAATTTCCAAGCATATTAATCACTTATATTAATTCTAATTAGCAAACTTATATAATTATATTAGTCTATATTTATATATAACAAAGTTTTAATAATTTGTGATATCATGTTAGAAGAAGTAAAAAAATCTTTAGAAACATCACCAATTGTAAAAAAAGGTGAGTACAACTACTTTGTAAATCCTATAAGCGACGGTGTTCCAGCAATGAACCCGAAGATGCTTAGAGAATTAGCATTATCTGTATACAAACATGCAGATTTAGATGTTGATAAAATTGTAGCTGTTGAAGCAATGGGAATCCACTTAGCTACTGCATTATCCCTTGCAACAGACATTCCATTCGTTGTAATTCGTAAAAGACAATATGGTCTTGAAGGAGAAACAAAAGTACACCAAAAAACTGGATACGGTTCATCAAACCTTTATATCAACGATTTACATGCTGGTGAAAAAATATTGCTCATTGATGATGTGGTAAGTACTGGAGGAACATTAATAGCATTATTAGACACCTTAAAAGAGTTAGGTCTCGATATCAAATCAACAGTTGCTGTAATTGAAAAAGGTGCAGGAAAAGAAATCGTTAAACAAGAAACTGGTGTTGATGTATTATCCATCATTAAATTAGATGTTATCGACGGCAAAGTAGTTATCCAAGAAACAATCGAAGATTAAAATGTCAATGTATAATATGGATTTAGATAAAGTAATCCGAAAAATAACATCCATAGATGCTCAAACTGTTGGTCTTCAGTTTCCAGAAGGTTTGAAAATGCAGGCTGTTAAAATAGCCAGACAAATCGAAGAAGAAACTGATGCAACAGTCATCATTTCAGGTGACCCATGTTTTGGAGCATGTGATGTTAGTGATTACAAAATGAAAGGGTCTGTGGACTTGATTGTTCATTATGGACACACACCACTTCCTTTAAAATATGAAGTTCCAACATTATTCATTGAAGCATATTCAAATATTGATATTAAAAAAGATCTTGAGAAATCCTTAGAACATTTAAAAGACTACTACAGAATAGGGCTTGTTACAACAACACAGCACCTGCATCTTTTAAATGAAACTAAAGATTTCCTTGAGGACAATGGAAAAGAAGTTATTCTTGGTTCCTCACCATCAACCAGAAAAGGGCAAGTTTTAGGATGTAATTTCTCATCAATCAAAGATTTGGATGTTGAAATAATCCTATTTATTGGAAACGGAAACTTTCACGCATTGGGAATTAAATTATTCTCAAATACCCCCGTTCTTGCTCTAGACCCATACAATGGTGAAATTAGAAGCATGAATGAATTTGCAGACAGAATCTTAAGAATCAGATTTGCAAGAATCACAAAGGCCCGCAGTGCTAAAAAATGGGGAATTTTAGTATCTACAAAAGAAGGCCAATACAGAATGACATTAGCAAAAGAGATTAAAAAGATTCTAGAAGATGCAAATATGGAAGCCTATATCATATTAGTAGATAATGTTTCACCAGACGTCTTGCTTCCTTACTTAGAACTAGATGCATTTGTTGTAAGTGCATGTCCAAGAATTGCAATTGATGATTCCCAAATGTATAAAAAACCATTATTAACTCCACAGGAACTTGAAATAGTTCTAGATAAAAGAGAATGGGAAAATTACCAATTAGACGAAATTTTATTCCATGAACGCTATAAATAATTTTAAATATTAATTTAAATAAAATTATTATATTAAAGAAATTTTTATAAACTCTTTATTTTGGTGATTTTAATATGAAAATAGAAGAAGATAAAATTGTAATGCCTGGAGATAAATTAGGAATAATTGAACAATATCTTCCAGGAGAGGGTACTTATGATGACGATGGAGATATTAAATCATCAGTACTTGGAAATGTTAAAATTAATCAAAAAATGAAGGTAATTTCTGTTGTGTCAGATGCAAAACCTGCTCTTTTAAAAGTTGGAGACATAGTTTATGGTCAAATAACCGACATCAAACCACAAAGAGCTAATGTTCAAATTGAATGTATTAAAGACAATGGAAGACCATTAGCATTGCCTTATATGGGTGCTATACACATCTCACAAGCAAAAAAAGATTATTTAGAGAAATTATCTGATGCTTTTAGAATAGGAGATATCATTCAAGCAAAAGTTGTTAAAGTTACTGGAGACAATGTTGATTTAGGCAGTACTGATGATGATTGCGGTGTCCTAAAAGCTATGTGTACTCGTTGTAGAGATTACATGCACACTACACAAAAAGCTGACGAAGTTCAATGTAATAGTTGTAACAAGAAAGAAAAACGTAAAGTTTCTAAAAACTACATTAATGATTAATTAGGTTGATAAAATGATGGAAAATTTTGAAATAATTGAAGATAAAACATTAGAATTAACTTTTGTTGTAAAAGATGAAAGTCATGGAGTTTGCAATGCATTAAGACACATTTTAATGCAAAACCCTGATGTTGAGTATGCAGTTTACAATATTGATCATCCTCTTACTGGAAAACCAGAAATGACAATTAAAACCAAAAAAGGAAAAAGACCAAGAAATGCATTGAAAAAAGCTGCAGAAGAACTCCACAGTCAAAGTGCAGATTTAAAAAAACTTATTGATGAAGCTTTAGAATAAGCTTCAATACTTTATTTTTAAGTGGTTTAATGAGTAAATACAAAAAACCATCTATAACTACCGATATTTTTATTTTTGATGATAATTTTAATTTTATTTTAATTAAAAGAAAAAATAATCCTTTTAAAAATTATTGGGCGCTACCAGGTGGATTTGTTGACTATGGTGAGACAGTAGAGTCTGCTGCTATAAGAGAAGCAAAAGAGGAAACAAGCATTGATGTTGAACTCATAGATTTAGTCAATGTTTATTCTGACCCTAACAGAGATTCAAGAGGTCATACTATAAGTGTAGTATATACTGCAAAAGGAAATTTCGATGATAGAAATGCAGATGATGATGCAATAGATATTGGCATATTTTCAGATGATGAAATAAATGAAATAGACCTTGCATTTGACCATAAGAAAATAATAAAAGACTGCTTAAATAAAGCTAAAAATAAAAAATAAGGTTATATTTAAATAATTTAAAAAAAAAATCATTGTAATATAAATTAATATTTAAATTATAGAGGAGGAGTTAAATGGAATTTTGTCCAGAATGTGGAGCAATGATGTTTCCAAATGGTAACATTTTAAAATGTAACGGTTGCGGTTACACTAAAGAAGACTCCAATAATAATGATTATACAGTTTCAAAGAAAGTTGAGACTGAAGATAATGTTAAAATGTTGGGTGAAGACGTAGACGTTGGCCCAAGAACAGAAGAAGTATGTCCAGAATGTGGACATAACATTGCAACATACAAATTATTACAAACTCGTAGTGCTGATGAAGCTCCTACTCGTATATTCACATGCGTTAAATGTAAACATACTTGGAGAGCATATGACTGAGGGTGTTTTATGAAAGATTCTAAAGAAAAAGAACATAGGATTTCTAATTTAAAGGATTTGATTGACAATGTCAAAGAGGATAATCCTTCAGAAGATCCACAGGAAGATAAAGAATTAATTAATTATCTTGAAGATTCCAGTGAATTTGATAAATTAGATATCGATGATGAGTATATTTATCATCCGGATAATAATAAAGCCGATGTTGTAAATTTAGAAGATGCACCTATCGATAAAGATTTTTTAATCAATACTCCAAAAGAAGAAAAATTAGATGATTTAGTTGAAGAACTAGAAGAACCAGAAGACATCATTAGTGAAATGAGTGAAAACTTTGAATACATCATTAATGCTAAAATTGGCAGGACTCCTATTTTAGGAATTTTCAGCGCTGTTTTAGGTGTTGTATTACTAATAGCTTCAATATTTATATTCCAATCTGCTAGTGATAGAGTAATTGATAATGTTGTTGCTGGTGAAACAAATATTATTTCAGTACTTGCCCTTGGATTTGGAATTATATTCTTAGCTTACGGAATCTACAAAGTATTCAATGTCAGAAATCCTTTAACAGGAATAACCAATAGTATTAACTCTATTGATGCACAGGAAAAAGTTAAAAAAGAAGAAGCTAAGGAAAAAGAAAACAAAAATGTTATTCCTAAAAGCAATATTCCTTTAGATAAAGATTCATACAAAATTGGTGAATTCAATATAAAGGACATTAAAACTAAATTTAAAAAATCATCTGATTCTAATAAAAAACCACTCCAACCTATCACTGAAAACATCGATGATATCCCACCTGCTAAAGAAAAAGAAGAAAGCAAAAAAGGATTGACTCGTGAAGAAATTGAGGATATTGAATACAGACAAGCAAAACTCGATAATGAAAGTATTGATGATATTTTTGCTGAAGTAGACGATATTGATTAATTTCCATTTATTTCTATTTTTTTCTTTTATTTTAGAAACAATAGAAATAATAATTATTAATAGGGCCTGTAGTCTAGTCAGGAATGACGCAGGACTTCGGATCCTGAGGTCGAGGGTTCAAATCCCTCCAGGTCCGCTATTTTTTAACTCTAACAACTGCTTCTTTGAAAAAGTCAGGTATTAAAGATCTATACATTGGACTTTTAAATAGCATGTTGATATCACTATCAATAATGTAAGTATAACATGAGTCGTCTTCAGCTCTCATACCACGTCCATATGCCTGCATTAAAGTCATTACTGTTTTATATGCATACCATTTCTTATCACGTTTCATTCTCATATTAACCTGCTTATCACCAAGATATGGGAAAGGCATTTTATAAATAACCTGGAATCTACATTTATCATAAGGTAAATCCACACCTTCACTCATAGATGGTGAAATTAAAACTAATGGGTTTTCACTTTTCTCAAAGAAATCTAAAACTTGTTCTCTGTTTTTTGAAGTATGTGAAATTAATCTTGAATTATACAAATTATTTGTAATAAACTGCTGACATTTATAACTGTGAGTATGAATTAATCCTTTATCTCCTTCGTGTTTTTTCAAAATCTCCTGTAAAATAGGAATAGTCTTAGGAGCTGTATTTTTAATCCTGTTAGCAGACATTTTACCTGCTAAATTAAGAATAATCGGTCTTTTTTCTTTGGTAAAGGGACTATCAACCTTAATATGATAAACATCATTTGGATTTAATCCTAACCATTTTGAAAACATTTTATGAGATAAAATTGTAGCACTCATAAAAATAA from Methanobacteriaceae archaeon includes:
- a CDS encoding transcription factor S codes for the protein MEFCPECGAMMFPNGNILKCNGCGYTKEDSNNNDYTVSKKVETEDNVKMLGEDVDVGPRTEEVCPECGHNIATYKLLQTRSADEAPTRIFTCVKCKHTWRAYD
- a CDS encoding NUDIX hydrolase, producing the protein MSKYKKPSITTDIFIFDDNFNFILIKRKNNPFKNYWALPGGFVDYGETVESAAIREAKEETSIDVELIDLVNVYSDPNRDSRGHTISVVYTAKGNFDDRNADDDAIDIGIFSDDEINEIDLAFDHKKIIKDCLNKAKNKK
- a CDS encoding DUF3185 family protein; amino-acid sequence: MKDSKEKEHRISNLKDLIDNVKEDNPSEDPQEDKELINYLEDSSEFDKLDIDDEYIYHPDNNKADVVNLEDAPIDKDFLINTPKEEKLDDLVEELEEPEDIISEMSENFEYIINAKIGRTPILGIFSAVLGVVLLIASIFIFQSASDRVIDNVVAGETNIISVLALGFGIIFLAYGIYKVFNVRNPLTGITNSINSIDAQEKVKKEEAKEKENKNVIPKSNIPLDKDSYKIGEFNIKDIKTKFKKSSDSNKKPLQPITENIDDIPPAKEKEESKKGLTREEIEDIEYRQAKLDNESIDDIFAEVDDID
- a CDS encoding DNA-directed RNA polymerase subunit L, with translation MMENFEIIEDKTLELTFVVKDESHGVCNALRHILMQNPDVEYAVYNIDHPLTGKPEMTIKTKKGKRPRNALKKAAEELHSQSADLKKLIDEALE